The genomic DNA GGCTTTTGGTCTGCATTCAGTCTAGTTTTGCAATGCAACTTATAACTTTCCATAGCCTTTATTCATTGCCTGTGGCAGCTGTACGGAGCCCTTTTCTGCATGGCAGGTACCACTCGACCACTAGAAGAGCCCAGCAAAGTTCAGGCTCTTCATAAGGAGGGAGAACCTTCTCCCACACCTCCTACTGGTGAGATTCTCCGTGAGTGATCGTTGTTGGTATTTCAGAAAATCAGCTGCTCTGCACGTGCAGTGTTTTATCTGACTGGACTGATTCTTCTTCCCTGGGTGGGGATGCTGTATTTCAATAAACTGGAAAGGGATGAAAAATTAAGTGTTTTGCCTTTGCACGGTCTCGGTGTTAGCATCTTCCTAAACGGGGTGAGCTGACCAGAAGATATTTTTGTCTCTCCTCACCTCTCAGCCCTATTCTCACACTTGCAGCTAGCTCCAGGGTGCAGGACGTTGCAGAACACCTTGTGGCTCACGTTGGTTCAGCCTGAGTTCAGTCACCCAAAACCTTGCAGGTCTATTTTGAAACATTATTCAAACTGTCCACTAtggagtttcttttcttttttttttcactcttgcTTCTGACATCATTTCCTGAATGCTATATTCACTGAGCTCTATAGCCAGATCGTCTTCGCAGCATACGATGCAAGGAGCCCTTTAAAATGGATTTcagctctccttttcctctgcagtGCTTGCTGATGATAATAACTGTTACTCATGGTAAGTGGGATTTCTCTTTATGAAGTTGGCACAGGTTTGCCTAGATGAGCAGACACCTTAATTTTGCTCCAAGATCTTTTAAAGACTCTACCAGTTTGGGGAGACATCAAACAGTGTAACTGCTAATGCATGAAAGGGGTAGTCAGACCAAAGTAAGACAGGGTATTGTTTTAGTAAATTAATGATAACTAACACTATAGTACTTCCTCAGTGTATTGCGTCTGTAAAAGCATTTCAGTGGAGAACGTAAGGTCCTTGTATGCAGAACActggctggaggggctggagagCAATGTGGTCCTGCTCCTAACGCTCGGTATGACCTTGGATTAGTCTCTGAGCTGCTGTCACCCTGCCACTTACCCATCTCTGATTTGTATACAGCAGCCTAATAATGTGCAAGGATACATTGAGACTTGCGACCTTACTCTTTGCATGAAAGCAGCTGTGCGGGCAGCAGTTGTTTTTGCTACCCTCTGTGCAAGATCCATGGCGGTGATGCCCTGAGGTTCTTTCTTTGCACAGTCTCTTAGCTCTGAGGGGGGGTAGTAGATGGTCATGTTAAATTTGAGGAGAGAAAAGACCAGCTTCTCAGCCTTTTGTCACCTTGTGTGCATGGTGTGCGCACCACTCACATATTATCAGGAGGAAAGCTGGCCTTTACAGAAGGCTTCTCACTCCTCTGATTTTCAATTACTGGTAACCCCAGCTTGTCACTAGGGATGGCTCTGTCCCTCTTATGTCTCACCTGTGCATTTGTCCTTCTGGGAGGCAGCTGAGAGAGGCTGGATGGGCACCACAAGCTTACTGCCCACACTCTGTGCTTATTCTCCTTTCAGGGTCTGTCACCTGGACTGGTGTGCTCAGTGGTGGCTCAGCAGTCTTTTCTATGGGAATTCAAAATCTGCAGAACCTCTCCAGAATGAGCAAGAGGGATGCAAGATGTTTGACAGCTGTCTTAAATGACACTTTGTTGGCTGAGTGCGGCACTTCTGCCGGCAGATGCCTGAGCTTCCAGAACGGCTCCCTAGTGCTGAGGAGTGTGGAGAAAGAGGACGAAGGAAAATATGAGTTTGTTTTTCACAACACCACCAGATTTTTTACACTGGAAGTATTTGGTAAGTGGCCTTCTTAGCAACAAATAGCTATTGAACTTGTAAGCCTGGGTGGAAATCGGTGTCTTGAAATTCTTCCTAACAGATCAGTTCAGCTTGCAGGCAGGAGCTATAGGTGCCTCTGGAACAGCTTTGTAAGCCTTTGGCACCTCAGGCAGCAGTAATGGTGAGTGTAAACTAAGAGATCCTTTTTGCATCCATGTTGTCAGTCTCACCTCTCTGTTGAGCCTTCCTTGAAGTAGCCAGTCAGTTGAGCAATGTGCAGTTTTTCGCTGATGTAAGAGGCAGCAGCATGAAGCACTCACGAAGTTGAGCTTACAGTATGTAGACACACAGCTGGAGATTTCAGCCCATTTCCAGAGTACTCTTCCTGATGGCTCTCATGAAAACTCTCACTGACCAACAGCATTTTGCTGCCTGTGGACAAGCTTCCTTAAGGACTTAACCCTACCTGACTTGGCTCTGGAACTGAACTGGACTTCTGTGTAGGTTTGGGTTGAGGCATGCTGGATTATTCCCCTGCTTCATGCAGCTGAGGAAAGGTGCTAAAGGAATCTGGGTGTGACTTTCTGATTCTTAGCCGCCCTGAGGAGCTTGGAGGTCAGCATCTTCTGGGTCTGTTCAGCAATAGGTACCTTATGGTGCCAGCCTCCTTGTTGTCCTCCCTGTGGCCTTAGAATAGCTGCTCCCTTTCACGTGCCTGCTCATCCCTCTGCAGGGTGTAAAGGCAGATATAAAGTCACTTCAGTACAGGATCCAGCTCATTGCTTGGGTTAATATGGAGAAGGCTTAAATGGGTTTGCCTGCCCACTGAATAGTGTTCCAGATAGTCAGTGACCATTGCTCTGGTCTTCATCTCCACTGTGCCTTTTGCGGGGCTTTCATTTACACAAGCTTCAAGGAGAAATTGAAGCGTATGAAATTGTAATGAAAACGTCTAATCAAATTCGTCTCTCAGTGAAGACAAATGAATCCTTATGCCATTTGCGTGCAAACAGGCAGAACTGTCGCCGAGAGTAGGTCAAAGATGTGACTCCTTGGCATGAAGATCAGGGGCTTAGACTGGAAGTAGGCAAACGCTGAAGAAGTATCCTGTTCTTAACCTCCCTTTCAGTGGGTTTGCTTTGGGAACGTCTGTCTCCTTCTCATGTTCTATTTCCACAGATAAGTTAGAGAAACAATTTCACAGCAAAGGTATTCCTGGAGGCAGTGAATTTTAGCTAAAGATGATGTCCTAGGTGAATCAAGTGATTTCCAAGCTTATTTACATGGGTGTTTGCATAAATGTTCTCAATATGACTCTTACTGTCATAAAGCTGCACCACTTTTCTGTTTAGTCTGTATTTGCGAAGTGGCAAATGTGGGAAATATGCTCCTTGTGAGAGAAATTCAGGAAAACGTAATAAGATCAATGattcattcctttttttaaattgttctaGTCTGGGTCATCCCATTTAACTGCAGGTGTCTGGTGTTGGTACCAACATCGGGCATGATTTGTACTAGTTCCTCtcaaaaaatggaagaagaggCAGACTGACAGCAGAAGAACAAACCTCTGGTTGAGGTGAAGGCTGAATCTCCTCTGAAGCTACAGCTATCCACTGATTACAGAGGAAGCCTCTGGCAGGCAAATGCTTTGGGTGTTTCCCCCGTCCTCTCAGACTGGgggcttttatttttagctttttcaatttcgataaagaaaatgaagacacGCCAGATTTTTGTGGCATCCCCAAAATAGGGACCAAGATCTGTTGGCAGGGTTGGGTGGGCACTGCTGAGCATTTCAGGACCGGGGGGAGGCACTGAAGAGTCTGGTTACTTATTTCTGTGCCCCCTGGCTACCAGTAGATGCGGTGGTAGTAAGACTCGTGATAAGGAAAGCTCCTCTCCAGCTCATTTTCACTGCTGAGACCACTCCTCACCTATCTCTTTCCCCGTTTTTCCCATCGCCCTGTGCTGTGTGTGACCAGAGCCGGCCATCGGTATCCAGTGCTTCCCTAATGGGACCGGAGAGCTATTCTGTGATGTGACCAGCAACGAGAGCACCAGCTTTCGGTGGCTGCTGAATGGCACCGCGCTGAGTGCCCCTGAGGCTTGCGTTAAGGATGGTGGCAAGAAGGTTCTCCTGGACAAAACCGTGCCTGGGGAATTTGTGTGTGAGGTGTACCACGGGAACAGCGTCACGAGGACCAGGCCTGTTGTGCTGTCCTGCAGCTATGGTGAGTAACAGTGTCTCCAGAAAGCCTCCCTTTTGGTCTCTTACAGTGGAAAACTAAGGGGTTGTTGCTGTCTCAATAATTCCAAACTCTTATGTGCTCTGACAGCTGTCTTCCAGACTTACCACATCCTCCATTTAGAAAGCATCCCCTTGacttccttctccctcctgtgTCTTGAACTGACACAGCCTACAGCCACAGAAGGGATGAAAGTTTGGTCAGAAGGTCCTTTTACCCAACCCTGCAGCAAGGATGGGTCTCTATCTGTCTGTGCTTCCCTGCTTCCCAGCGATGGAGACCTTGCACGCTCCTGTGCACAGATCCCCTACACTGGTTCAGAAACACAAGCTGCTTCCTACTGTGACATTCTTCCATTACCCAGACGGCTTTCTTGTTTCTGCAACATCCCTATAAAAACTCCTCCTTTAGTTCAGCCCTCTTGCAGCTGGACTTGGCTGAGGTGTTTTGCCTTGTGTCTTTTCTCCCTGTCTAGGCCAACTGCACAAAGATTTAGCAGCCTATACAAATGTCTCCCCATCAGCTTCACATCATCAGGGGCGGGGTAAAGATACAAGTcatttatttatgaaatgtagggttttttccctccatgtCCCTGCTTGGATTTGTAGTTCTGTGAGAAGGCTATGACTTTATCCAATTGCAAGCTATCCATAGCTGCTGAATACTCTCCTTGGATGAGGCCATAGTTTAATGAGACAGAAAATCCAGATCCTACGACTGACAAAAACTGCCAGAACCTCATGATGCAGAGCACTCATCTGTGTTGTAAACTCACATTcattaaacaacaacaaattattGGATAACCTTGAGTGTGATTTCGCTTGCATCTCTAGTAGTGAAGGTTTTTCTCTGGCAGTGAATATGGTCATCAAAACTGTATCAGGATGGCATAATTTAACCATAAGGTTTTTGATTAATTTAGCTGTAATTAATTTAATCGCCTTTGCTACTAGAGAAATTGTGCTGTGCAATAGCACCTAGCATTTTAGAAATTAGATCTGAGACGCTCCGGCTCTACAGCAGATATTGCCTTATCTTCTATGGTTGGCATACAGTTGGTGTGAAAGCAAAATTACTGACACAAACCCTGTATCATGTGTGCTGGCATTCAACAGAAATGCTGTAGGCTGTTCATGCCTGATCGCGTTGGTGCTGCTGGCCAATCTGTACAAGTTTGGCACTTGTGATTGTAGAgcagtgattttaatttttgtccaGTTAAATTGGTCAGAGGTGGTTCAGTGTAGTCAGACCCAAGTTGGCTGAAGCACTGGGGAGTGAGGATGCAAACATCCATGAGTTGTTCAATCAAGCCTTGTGATAAATCACGCGAGTGCCGACAGTTACCATTGTTTATTCTGGGTGGCTGCACAGTCCCCTGGATGTGATATCAGTTCCCCGTTTCCTCCTGAAAAGCCCACAGGGGAATTTAGTGATAGCTCTGTTGGGATGGACACATACATGACCACATATTTGGAAGGGTCTGAGAGCAAGAAAGTAGCAGTGATTCTACTTTTTAGTCACCAAATGTAACCACAATTGTAAAATTGAACTAAAGCAGTTCTGAATACTAGTAAAATGAGTCGAAGAGAGAAATGAGTTCAATTGAATTAAAGACAAGTTCACTAttgttgtgggtttttatttGCTCCAGGCAAAGGGGTGAATATAGTTTTTTCTGCAGTAGGTATAAGGTCTATATAAAAGCACgtctttgggcaacctgttaCGCTGatgtaattaattttgaataatTGTTAGAGTGAAACAATTTAGCAGAAACACTGTAAACTTCCTAGGCACCAAAGGGCTCTGATCATGCAGGATCTAAAGCAGAGGATTCAGAAATCAACAAGTCAGTATATACAGAACGTTTCTATTGATTCATTACTTGTTTTATTACTTGTTTATTATTGATTTTTAGTGCACTATTTTATctcagaaaagacatttttaataaatggcaATGGGTTTTTTActaaaaaatattcaggaaaaataatttcaacatgTATTTTTACCTTTGACAATGTTTTCTAAGCTTTcatcaaaaaagaaataaaatcgTTACGGAAATTATTTCTCAGTTGCCGAAAGCTTGATTTTTGAGCATAGATCTTTTTGTACTTGGTAACTGTTCCTAAGGAGACTGGAACAAGCactctgaaaatacttttgacTATGTGTGATTTCACAGAAAGGAGCACCTGTCTACAGTTGTTTTTACTGTTCTGGTGAGTATGTGGACTATGACAGCGTGTAATATGTCCAGGAACATGAGAAAAACTTCCTAGCCTCTGGGGATACACAGCAGTTTGTGTGTTTGGGCTCTTGAAAAGAAGCTGCAAACGAGCCTGTTGGTTTCTGCAGTGCGATGCTATGCAGGCGTGTGTgcagccaaaaagaaaacaaatgattcAGAAAGGGACGGCATAGGCTTATCCTACGGAGTTTTAAGGAATTTGTATTATCGCGATAGTTgagctgtgtggtttttttcatatggGACCGAGAGTTTtcctgctggctgcaggagcaAATTGTTGGAGCAAATTGTCTCGGTGGAGGAGCGGCTCTAGATGggtctctctttttctgcaaGGCTGTGATGGTCTCTACCagctcccctgccctgcagcgACACCGGTGCAAGTCTCACCTGTCAAAACAACCCTGAGCAAGGGACTCTGAACCGGGTAGTAATTATCACCGACTTGTGTGTGCCCTTCTGCTCAGCCATCTGCAGCCTCTGCCTCCTGCCAGGCGTTTCGCATGGTCTCGGTTGGGAAGGGGAATAAAGAGAAATCTTTCCCCAGCAGCAGTGAAGCTTCTTTCCCACAGCTCTGACTTGGGTGGCTGGAGTCTCTGGTGCCTGAGGAAGTGCAGGCTCTGATCAGACTTGCTTTGACGTTGATGTAGTTGTTACATGGCTGCCCTAAGTGGATTCTCTGGGGCCTAATGGAAGCTCGGAGGGTAGACTtggcagcttttctttcagcaggAGATGCTAGCTTAggtctctttcctcttctcagctgtttattttcacaaaacttgTTGAAATGCTGTATCTTTTAAATCACCACCTTCCCTGTTAAATTTGATTAAAACTTACAAATTATCTTAGATGTTACGGGTCAGAGTaggcagaaacaaacacacacagtcaCACAAGCCTCTTCTCTTAACGAAAAATTCCATACCATAATTAAATGATGTGACATATATCATGATGTGCCACAGCTCACAGTATCATCTCCCCTGACCCAAAACAAAGCAGCGGTAATGCCCACATGCTCTAACCTGTCTGCAGGGTTTCTCCTGTTTGCAGAAAGAAGCTCGTCCACCCCGGTATTATAATTAACAACGCCACGTCCTTCTTGCAGGAGACCTGCTGCAGTACCCGTGGTTCATTTACATCCTGGCAGGGTGTGCAGGGGGTGTGGTTATCCTG from Caloenas nicobarica isolate bCalNic1 chromosome 1, bCalNic1.hap1, whole genome shotgun sequence includes the following:
- the LOC135984506 gene encoding uncharacterized protein LOC135984506, which codes for MDFSSPFPLQCLLMIITVTHGSVTWTGVLSGGSAVFSMGIQNLQNLSRMSKRDARCLTAVLNDTLLAECGTSAGRCLSFQNGSLVLRSVEKEDEGKYEFVFHNTTRFFTLEVFEPAIGIQCFPNGTGELFCDVTSNESTSFRWLLNGTALSAPEACVKDGGKKVLLDKTVPGEFVCEVYHGNSVTRTRPVVLSCSYGDLLQYPWFIYILAGCAGGVVILVVLVSSVICCCMKRKHKFIPVPSEEEKDDGLTMSVVSSEGVKTPPNGDHVEAQAAQIDCPPKPDAARTGQGIEPQPLVEENLPVEIEPEEMPDPEVIVEVESQENASDGFPDPTDD